In the genome of Paenibacillus pabuli, the window CATTTTTGCTGGCGTGACCTCAATCTTTATCTATGAATGGCTTCATCCCAATCTGCATTATCCGGAGGCGAGGGAAGGCGTGCTGGATGCCAGACAGTGGGATTTTGCTAAACAGGGGATCATTCCGCTTCGCGGGGAATGGGAATTCTACAAGGATCAGCTGCTGACTCCCAGTGATTTTGCAAACCGGGGAGCGGAGCAGCAACCAAAACCTCACATTCTTCCTGTCCCCGGAGGTTGGAAGGGAGAAGTCTCAGAAAGCGGATATGGCGCGGGGACGTACCGTCTGCGACTGTTGGTAAACGATCCCGAGGACTATGGTCTTAGAGCCAAAAAGATTAGGATGTCGAGTCGTATCTATATGGAAGACGAGGAGCTTGGCGGTACTGGACAACCCGGATTGTCGGCAGCCGAATTTGTGCCCAGCAATTTTCCGTTCTTTGGAACGATCAAGGTCGAAGACCGGACCATTGATATTCTTGTCCAGGTGTCGAGCTATCGATACCTGCAAGGTGGACTTGTGCAAGCCCCTGAGTTTGGACTTGCGACGGATGTTATGACCCGGCGGGACAATGCCCGAATGGCGGATGTCATCGTTATCACCACGTTGTTCGTTTTTGGCATTTATTTTGCAGGTATGTTCAGGCAATGGCGGCGGGAGCCGTATCTGGTTTTCTTTAGCTTGTTTTGTCTGACGTTGGGGTTGTTTTTCAGCATCGACAACGAGATCGTTATGGCGACTCTCTTTCCCTCGATGTCGTTTCTGCTGCTGCAGAAGCTGCTTTTCATTCTTCCGTATCTGTCGATTATGTTTTTCATTCACTATGTACGCATTTATCTAAATGAGAGAAGCGGATATTTGTTCAGGGGGGTTCGCTGGTTTTCCTATGTGTATCTGGTTTTACTAATTGGGTTCCCCAATGATCACCTTTTGTATCTGTTGGTGCCCGGTGTATTTTTGCAGATAGTGGCTTTCGGGTTTATCTTTGCTTCAATTTTTCGCAATCGCCATCACGGGGTCAGGATTTACTATATTTTGCTGGGTGTGTTCTTTTTGATTATTAGTTGGATTTTCGCCCTGACCCGTTATCAATTGGCGCTGGACAGTCCGTATTATATCATCGTTACGCTACTGCTAGTCGTGTTATCGCAATCATTCCTGATGACAGACCGGATTCGTGGGGCTCTCCTACGCAGTGAACGCCTGGCTGATCAATTGCTTGTCTACGACCGGCAAAAAGATGAGTTTCTGGCCAAAACGTCGCATGAGCTTCGCACCCCTTTACATGGAATCATCAATCTGTCAGAAGCCTTGCTTGCGAATAAAGAGGCACCGCTCGCAGCGGAACATCGTGAGAACGTCAGGCTGCTTCATCTGATCGGAAGGCGACTTGCCGGACTGGTGAATGACATCCTTGATATGAATCGAATTCGGTACGGTCAACTCTTTGTGCAAATGAAACCTGTAGATCTTTACATATCAACCGATTTTGTTATGGAGACCTTATCGATCTCGCCCGTTAAGAGGGGTGTCAGGTTTGTAAATGAGCTGCCCCCCAATCTACCTCTTATCATGGCTGACGAGAACCGGCTTCGGCAGATTTTGCATAATCTGCTGGAGAACGGATTGAAGTATACGGATCGTGGAACGGTCTCCATTTCAGCAGAGAGAAAGGCAAATATGCTGGCAATATCCATTAGCGACACCGGAAGGGGTATTCCTCCAGAAATCATGGACGACCTGTTTCAGCCGTTCTTTCAATATAATGAGCAGGGTGCACATTCTCGGGACGGTATTGGACTGGGACTTGGCATATCGAAGCAACTTGTCGAGTTGCAGAGTGGGTATATGCAGATAGAGTCTGAGGTTGGCAAAGGTTCCAAGTTTACATTCATGCTGCCAATTGCACGGAGCGGGGAGAACCAGGTGGCGGCCACTGTTGAATACGCTGGACATACCAGATATAAGAATTATACGGAGTATGAGGCACATATGAAGCCTGAAGAGAACCCAGCGCTGTTCCCTAAGGTTCAGTTAGCTGTGGACGAGCCAGATGAGGCGTTCCATATTCTGATTGTTGACGATGAACCCTCCAATCTGAAGGTCGCTATGGACGTAGCTGCTTCTATGGGGTACACATATACCGCTGTGGGCAGCGGAGAAGAGGCACTAAAGGCGCTAAGGCGCAAGAAGCCGGACCTTGTTCTACTCGATCTGATGATGCCTGGTGTATCGGGATTGGACATCTGTAAGGACATCCGGTCACTTCACGGATTGGCTGAGCTTCCGGTGCTGATGCTGACCGCTTCGGGTCAAACGGGGGATATTCTGGCCGCCTTTGCAGCGGGGGCCAATGATATTTTGCAGAAGCCTTTCGAGCTGGCAGAACTTAGAGCACGAGTACAATCGCTTTTGGCGATGAAAAGCTCCTCTGAGCAGGCGGTACGCCGGGAGATGGACTTTTTGCAGGCCCAGATTCCACCGCATTTTCTGTACAACAGCCTGAATGCACTAGTTGGGCTCAGCTATAAGGATGTGGACAAGCTGCGGGAAACGATCCACCACTTGACCACTTATCTCCGCTCCAAGTTCACATTTATTTTCCAGGGTGATGCAGTACCGTTAGAGCGGGAACTGGAATTGATACGTGCCTACCTTGCCATTGAGCAGCTTCGCTTTGGTCAACGGCTGAACGTGAGCTACACAATCGATGAAGATGCGCGCGTTATG includes:
- a CDS encoding hybrid sensor histidine kinase/response regulator, which codes for MRRQLLVLIGMVGIFAGVTSIFIYEWLHPNLHYPEAREGVLDARQWDFAKQGIIPLRGEWEFYKDQLLTPSDFANRGAEQQPKPHILPVPGGWKGEVSESGYGAGTYRLRLLVNDPEDYGLRAKKIRMSSRIYMEDEELGGTGQPGLSAAEFVPSNFPFFGTIKVEDRTIDILVQVSSYRYLQGGLVQAPEFGLATDVMTRRDNARMADVIVITTLFVFGIYFAGMFRQWRREPYLVFFSLFCLTLGLFFSIDNEIVMATLFPSMSFLLLQKLLFILPYLSIMFFIHYVRIYLNERSGYLFRGVRWFSYVYLVLLIGFPNDHLLYLLVPGVFLQIVAFGFIFASIFRNRHHGVRIYYILLGVFFLIISWIFALTRYQLALDSPYYIIVTLLLVVLSQSFLMTDRIRGALLRSERLADQLLVYDRQKDEFLAKTSHELRTPLHGIINLSEALLANKEAPLAAEHRENVRLLHLIGRRLAGLVNDILDMNRIRYGQLFVQMKPVDLYISTDFVMETLSISPVKRGVRFVNELPPNLPLIMADENRLRQILHNLLENGLKYTDRGTVSISAERKANMLAISISDTGRGIPPEIMDDLFQPFFQYNEQGAHSRDGIGLGLGISKQLVELQSGYMQIESEVGKGSKFTFMLPIARSGENQVAATVEYAGHTRYKNYTEYEAHMKPEENPALFPKVQLAVDEPDEAFHILIVDDEPSNLKVAMDVAASMGYTYTAVGSGEEALKALRRKKPDLVLLDLMMPGVSGLDICKDIRSLHGLAELPVLMLTASGQTGDILAAFAAGANDILQKPFELAELRARVQSLLAMKSSSEQAVRREMDFLQAQIPPHFLYNSLNALVGLSYKDVDKLRETIHHLTTYLRSKFTFIFQGDAVPLERELELIRAYLAIEQLRFGQRLNVSYTIDEDARVMVPPLTLQPIVENAVRHGIGQKPEGGTVNIIVTRSINGVEIVVEDDGDGMDEQTLRLLEQGKTGGIGIGNVNRRLQMRYGRNLEIHSRLGEGTRITIYLTEEPYVESHSDR